The genomic DNA TGGTGAAATCTCGGTTCACCAGCTTACCCCAGGATCGGCCGACGTGCCACTTCCATCCCAGTCGCAACCAACATTCGCACAAACCTAAACATAAGCCGGATCAATACATTAGCACCCATGGAATTCCCAGCTCCATCGAACCACGACACGGCTCTCTGCCTGATACCCCCTAGAGACCAATGGCCGTTGGTCGACCGCCTTCGTTTCGATAATGACAAGGCCCATGCGAAGTGGCCACCCCATGTCAACCTCGTCTATCCGTTCGTCAGGTCCACGGATTCCAATGCTCTCCGTCTGGCTTGTGATGCCATTGTCAAGTGCCTCACGGACCGGGGGGAGCCCGCCACTCTTCCCATCTGCCTGGACTCCCCGGGCTATTTTCAACATAGGAACGGCAGTACACTGTTTCTGTGCGACAGAAACGCCGAGAACGCATCTCAACTCAACTGCTTGAGAGCCGCCATCCTCGCAGCCATCGGTCAGACACGCTCGGAGCCGTACAACATGCACATGACGGTGGCCCAGTGCGAAGATACGACTCGCTCGTCTAAAGTTGATTTTCTCCTTGAAAAGCTGCGGCGCCTGCCTCCAGTCAGTTGGGAAGCAAGTCAACTGGCTGTTCTAGTTCGGGCCCCGTCGGGCCAGATGAAACAATGGGGTCTCATTAACCTTGTTTCTCCCTCCCTGGTTATCTGCGGTGATTTGTTTGGCATGGAACGAGAAACGGCCTTGAATGTTATCCTGCAACGCACATGGCACTTCTCGGATCGGCTCTTGGTATGGCAGCCAGTTGACACAGTCTCCCCAGAAACGTCACATTCGGATGCTGAGCTGCTCGAAAATCTCATTGTTGCCAGTTGGAACGTCCTTGCCGAGTTCCACTGGCCTCCCTCTCGCACCAGATACCCTCTGATCGTCGATAACCTTGTCGCAGGAACCGCGTTGGCAGACATCGTAGTCCTCCAGGAGGTAACTGATGACTTTCTGCCCTTCTTGCTCGAAGACGACCGCATTCGAAAGCAGTATACGTATGCCTCACACGGATCACCCGACGATCCAGCTGCTGGCCCGTTGCCCAATATACTTAACAACGTGGTCCTTAGCAAACACCCCTTCTCCTGGGAATACCTACCCTTCAAGCGTCAACACAAGGGATCATGCGTGCTTAGGTTCCATGGCCTGAGATACAGTGAGGCAGATGGCCCTGCGTTGCCTCTAGTACTGGCAACCTGTCATCTCAGTCAAGGTTTGACAgatggcgccgtcgccgctaAAGAAAGGTACGACCGACTGGCCTGACAGATATGTATGACCTGCCTCGTCTCCGAGCTGACAGTAGTCTCCAGAGAACTCCAGCGAATTTTGAGCCACCTCAGGAGCGATTATCCAGCCAACCAATGGGTCATCGCCGGTGacttcaacatcaccacATCTTCCTACACCGTTGATAGCGCCGTCAAGAAGGGAGCAATCACCGCGCAGACGGAAAATGTTCTCCGAAACATTGAGACAACCCTGGCCGAAGCCAACCTCCTTGATGTCTGGATGGTTTCGCGCATCGAGGCCGGTGTCAGTGACAACCTCAAAGGTGACGTCGGCCATATCTTCGAGGGTGAGCAAGGGGCAACCTTCGACCCCAGAGAGAATCCACATGCTGCCAAGATGGTCGGAAGTGGCCTCAACAACCGTCCGCAGAGATACGACCGTATATTGGTCAAGAGTGGAGGCCCGTTCCGGATCTCACGCTTTAACATGTTCGGCTTCATTACTGGCAAAGGCGAGACCAGGGAAGGTCCGTTATACGCAAGTGATCACTGGGGCATTCGATGCCTTCTGCATCGCTTCGACTCGAAAAATGCAGCAGCCGCCAGTGCCCAAGTGGTTCATGTCCAGCCCAAAAAGGCACCGGCTGGCCTTTCCGACGTTGCCGTGCTGAGACGGTGCATGGAAAACCTCAACATCTTCCCGACGGAGCAAAACGAGGCTGTTCGGAAAGAGGctcttcagctgctgcaacATACCCTCCTGGACTCGGACCAAACAACCGGCGATCAGACACGAGGCCGTCCGGCTATTATGTTAGTCCCCGTGGGATCGTACGGTCTCGGCACCTGGTCCAGGACGTCCGACATCGACTGCCTTTGTATCGGTTCCATCAGTCCCCGCGTTTTCTTTATCCTGGCCCGTCAAAGGCTGAGAAAGTCGGGCAACCCGGGTGTGCGGCTATTAAGGAAAGTCAAGGCCAAGACCGGCACTATGCTCGAGGTTGAGATTCTGGGCGTAAAGTGTGATCTTCAATACTGCCAGGCACCCAGCGTGGTGGAACAGTGGCCCGATATGCTGAAGCGGCCTCCGTCAGACCCAGCTTTCAGCTTGCCCATGCAGACTCTTTTGAAGCTGAAGCCTGCGAGGGATCTGTTCTACCTTCAGCGTTCCGTTCCCGACCTGGCACAGTTTCGCATGAGTTTCCAGGCCATCAAGACGTGGGCGAAGGCACGCGGGATATACGCAGCCAAGTTTGGGTATCTTGGCGGCATACACCTGTCTGTCATGCTGGTCAAGGTTTGTAAGATGCTCTTACACGATGGTGGCGTTGTCTCCACTGCGGACATAATCACAACCTTTTTTGACCACTACTCGCAACTTGACTGGCAGAGAGATATGGTCTTTGACCCCTTCTTCCACAAGAATCTGAAGTATCATCGGACACCGAGGGAGGCCATGTGCCTTCTCGGCTGGCACTCTCCAACGCTCAACACGGCACTCACCGCGTCAGTGCCGACCACGAAGATCATATCGGCCGAGCTTTGCCAGGCCACTACCCAACTATCACGGGACGGAACAAGCTGGCAGTCGCTGCTGTCCATCCCCGACTCAAGCCATAGCAAGAACATGACCCCGGGCGCATCGAACTTCCTTGGCTCGTTCCGTTCGTTCATCAATCTACGTGTTCACTACTGGGGAGCATCCCTCGAACGTGGAAGCAGACTCGTCGGCTGGTTGGAGTCTCGTTGTGCCTCGCTTCTGGTTGGTAAGTCATTCTCAGAACCCCCGCAACCCGCCCTGGAAGCAAGACGTGGCTGACCCTTTCTTCTCCAAGACGTAAACAAGAGAGTACCCGAACTCTCAGCAAGAATCTGGCCTGCCAGATTCGTCGACTCATCTAGCTCCGAAGCTAAGGGAACTCAGGGCGACTACCAGGGCTCCTATCTCGTCGGACTGGAGTGGATGAACTCGGACGAGAAGCCATCGAAGGATGACCTGGAGGCGGCGCACAGCAACCTGCGCGCCGTCTTGCAGCAGTTCGAAAAGCTCATCATGAGCGACGAAAAGTATTTTGATCCAAACACTTCTTGGTTTAGTGCGACTGTCGTCAAGAGAAGCGAGCTAGATGATCTACACTTGGACGATCGTGAATGGGGTGTGCAcgttgatggtgacgacgactCCGACAcggaagatgaagaggaggacgatgacgtcGACGAAGAGTACCAGGAGTGGCTGGCGGACAAGGTTGCAAAAAAAGGCAAGTCGGCAAAGCAGCGCTCAACGACAGTTCGGAAACCCGAGGGGGCGGGCAAATTCCGCGCGGCACTTGATGTGCTGAACCGGTTGCGATGGGATCCGAACATTGACAGCAACGACTTCCTCATCGGGTACGAGGACCGGTTCCTGGGACCTCAAGAGAAGGCTCTCTCTGCCTGGAAGAGTGAGCAGACGCATGAAGAATTCATCCCCCAGCACCGCATCCTATGGTTTAAGCGCCGGAGCGACGATGTCATTGTATGGCATAGGTCCGAACGCATCGACTTGCTCTTCAAGAAGACCTCGGGGTAATGTTCCGGACATGGCGCAACAGAGACAAGGTGGACGGAATAGGCACCGTGCCAGGGAGGTGTTGACTGGCTGACAGCTGTCGATACGAGTTTTTCGAACCGGCGACTTCGAGACAGACTTGTTAAATGACCGGACGGATCTGACTTGCCAATTCAAGTGCCACGCGCGACCCATCGTATTCTCTTGCCTGTAGCCGTGTAAGCACATGAAACCAGAAGAATTGCCCATGCCACCTCGGTTGCAAACAGAATGTTCTGGTGCGCAAGCCTATCAATGTCATTGCCGGCTATGCACTGGGGGCGACGTTGTTACGCGAGCTGCGTACTAAGATGCCACTGCTGCTGTGCCCCTGGCGTATCTGTCTCTACAAGGCCCCAAATGATCCTCCCTGGTTGTTTCCTGGGGGTTTTTCAAACCAGACGAAGGCGGGACTCGGCAAAATAGAACAACAAAAGATATATTTGCCAAACTAGGCTTTGCTCTTCGCTACCGAGACGCCCGCTATTCCCACTTGCGAAACCAAAACAAAAGCCACCGAAAGAGGATCAGGAACCTCATGTGATCATACCCGAAAACCAAAGCCCCTGCCTAGTAGAGCGTCGCAAAGACGGCGGCTATTCCGGCCTTGTCGTACTTGACGTGCTTGCCTTTGCCCTTGTCAACCTCGTGGTATCGGTCCCAGAAACGGTTGTACAAGGGTTCAAGCATCTGCTGAATGTCCCGGGCGAATATCTGTCTCACCTCCCGTTCCATATTGTATGTCTTGTGCCGGCTGACCATCTCGTCAAAGGAGGCGTTGAACGCCTGGAACTTGCCCTTGATGTTATCCTTGTCCCTGCTGCTCAGGCCCTTGAGAATAGAAGCCGAGTCGGCCTGGCCCGACGTGGGCCGTTGCTTGCTTGTGTGGATGACATCAAACAAGTGCGTCGACACCTCTTTACAGTCCATGGTGTACATGCCTGTCGCCTTCTTGCGCCACTGGTCCAACATTCCCATCCGTCCCTCAAGAAGAGGCGCGAGGTCCGAGTCGCGGATCATTCGTTCAATAATGACAACACTATTGGCCAAGAACACACCAATGACAGCCCGGCCACCCTTGAGAACCAATCTGGCCTTCTGATCAAGCGATGTCATAAGCATATCGACCGTGTCCGAGCAGTAATGGGAAAAaatttccttgccgtcggcaCCAATGTCAAAGGAGGCGAGACTTGGAATCGCATCGGTGGACCGTCCGTCGGTAGCAGCGTTGCTTTTCCATCCCCCGTCACCCAAGGAGAACATGATACTTGAGATTGGCCGCAAGAACTCCACCATGGTCTGTAGACGCTGCATGGTCTCGGACACGATGGGTATCGGTGCGCCGTCTTGAGGAAGTGCTTGCATGGCAGTGATCCTTCGTCTCGTGTCGTCCAACAGCTCTCCCAACGACACTTTCGCAGTCTCCCGTACAGGCCGGAGTGCTGCAGCAAGCGATGATTTGAGCTCGCCAGTACGTGTTTCCAAGTTGCTCGACAAGCCCGACATTATCTCGGTGATCTCGTAAGCGAGGTAGCAATCTGTATTTAAGTGACCCTTGATATGGCTATTCAACTCTCGCAGGGTGCGGGCAagctcggccatggcggcctGGCATGTGGCCTGGAACAGAGGGCCCCAGTCCTCACGCGTGAAGATACTGCAGATGTTATCGTACTCGGCAAGAAAGAGACCTTCCATGGCCTGCGCGTATGTGCCGATGCCGTTGGTGCCAGCGCGATAGATGGCGTCGGgattcttcttcttggtcgtATTAACGCTAGCGGCGGCCAGGTTGGCCAACGTAGACGAAAGGTAAGGGCCGCGTATTTCGGCGTAAATcttggccgtcgacgaaTCTTGAGGAGCAgcactgccgccgctctggcgATGATTGCCCGAGATGTACGAATTGACCAGGCCTAAGCGCGCAACCTTGTCTTGGGACAGAACTGGGAATGGCATGTCCTTCGTGATGTAATGGAGCGGCTCTACCGAGCGAGGCGTCTCTCCCCGGAGTAATTTGTCGAAATGGCCCTCAAGTTGCGAGTTACCCGACTTAATCAAGCGGACTAGCTCTGCCATCGTCTGTTGGTTCGCTCGCAGGTTAGAGGCCTGCatgtcggcgagggccttgGACAGTCGCTTGATCGAGGCCAGGTAGTTGGAAAGACCAGACTTGTCGGGACCAGCTCGGATGATTTGCTCTTCGTCGTTCTTGCTATCGGCAGGTTGGCGAAGCCGCTCAATGGCTGCGAGAACGGCATCGATGTCTGCGAGAAAGGAGCCCAAAGTCAGTTCGActgaggagggggaagccAAGAGGGGGAATGTGTTCGGACGGACGTACTGTTGCCCAGGACCTGAAGCTTCTTGGTCTCTCCACTCAAGGGACCAGCGACTTCGCGTACGCTCTTGCCGGTAGACTCTAACCTTCCCATGCATGCTTGGATCTTCTTGGTCAGTTGGGAGGTCTTCTCGAGCCTCGAGTTAAGCacatcgacctcggcgcgagcctcttcatcggcggcatggcGACTACTTGCAGGTCCAACGGACATGGCGCACTTTTTCGTCTGCGGATGCAGCCCAAGGCAGTTGTGGTTGTGAAGACAGCGACAGAGGAGAGGTTGGAGACGGGGTAAGGGATGTCAATGGCGTTTGAATGCTGGCCCAGTGGGAAATAGTAAGGTgcggacgtcgccggcgtcgtacTCGTTGCGGTCGTGACGGCGGCAAGATAGTCGTCGCAGCGAGGTATAGTCAGATCAGTAGGCGCTGATCAGGGTGAAGACTCCATCATCTGCGGTCCGCCGCAGGATCAATTCTCCAAAGGtggtgatgctgctgctgctgatgctgtgACGCAGGGACCTGGCACAGCGGGTAGCGAGGTTGGATGAACTGTGTTGGGACGGGGTTGTGTTGCTTAGTGCACATGCTCTTCCGATTTATACACCTATACATCATGCATAAACCTTCCGCGGCTGGGTACTACCTAATAGTTCACGTCCTTGTTCAGATCCACTTCTATTCTCATCCGTTTCACGTCTTCTCGACAGCTATGGTCCTGTCACAGGCACCCCGACACCGGTATAAATAAGAGCACATCCCGTCAAGCAATATCAAGTCTGCACACATTTTGTCTTCAAGAATGGGTCGGAATTTGCGACCCATCAACTGCTACACGTTCGTCCAGCCGTTCCCTGTTACACGACACTGGCCAACACTTTTTACTCGTGCAGGGGTAGGCTTTGTATCACACTCCGGGGAGCAAGCACCAGTGATCATCATCCCAATCATCTAAAACTTATTCCAAGCCTGAGAAATACCCCTTGATCAGTCTTGTCACCGTCTCTGCAACATGCTCGACATCGCGCTTCGTCACGGTGTATGGCGGTGCCACGATAATGTGGTCGCCTAGTATACCGTCCACAGTACCTGCTCCAGGATACACCACAATGCCATAATCCTCCGTGCGTCCGAGATCGCTGATTCCCGTTGCAACATGTGCCTCCTGTGGCCACGGCTCTTTCGTGTCCCTGTTCCGCACAAACTCGATGCCCCAGAAGAGCCCTTTGCCACGAATGTCCCCGACGTAAGGCTCGTCTTGGAGGCCCTTTCTCAGAAGCTCCGATAGCACTTGGCCCATGGTCCGCAcgttgccgaggaggccgtcttcttggATGATTTGCTGTACTGCGAGTGCTGCTGCACATGCAACAGGATGACCTTGATACGTGTGTCCGTGAACGAAACACCTGGCCCAGCATGAGTCAACCTTTTCGCCGCTGCGTCGTTGCTACAGGTCATTTGAACACTCACCTGGAGCCCTTCTCCAATGCCTCGCTCACCTTTCTGTTGATGAGAACGCCAGCGATCGGCTGATACCCCCCACCTAGGCCCTTGCCGATAGTTTGGATGTCGGGCACCACATCTTCGTCTTCCCATGCGTGAAGAGTTCCCAACCGGCCCATGCCACTCATGACCTCGTCCATGATAAGGAGCGCTCCGTACCGGTCACAGACCGTCTTCATTTCCCGGAAGTAGCCAGGGAGGGATGGAACGCATCCCAAAGCCTGCGCGAATATGTCAGTCGGCCTATCCAGGGACGCTGCCGCTTCACGCCTCTTCAACGAATTGACTTACAGCTCCAACAACCGGCTCTGCCACAAATGCGCACACCTTTTCTGGGCCCACCCGAACGAACTCATCCTCGAGCTCCCGGGCGAGTCTTGCAACATAGGACTTGTCTGATTCGCCTGGCGTCTTGCCTCTGTAACTGTAGCACGGTGAAACGTGGGAAACAATGTTATTGATTAACATTGGCGTGAAGTTGGCTCGACGAGTCACATGACCTCCCATTGACAGTGCGCCCAAAGTTGTTCCATGATATGACCGCTCTCGCGCGATGAAGAGATGTCTCTGAGGTTCGGCGGCTTCTTTTTCCAGATAATATTGCCTCGCCAGTTTCATAGCTGCCTCCATAGCTTCGGACCCTAGAACACGTCAGCAACGAGCCAGAGGGCGGTTTCTATCAAAGTCGTGGACACGTACGTACCACTGCTGACTAGGTAGGCTCGTGACATGTGGCCGTGGGTTGAGTCGATGAGAAACTGGCACAGTTGTTCGCATACAGGCGTGGTGAAGAATGTCGAAGGACTGTATGCGATGCCGCCTAGCTGCCGCATCATGGCCTCTGCCACTCTCTTGTCTCCATGGCCGAGGCACGCCACTGCAGCGCCTCCCGAGGCATCGAATATCTTCCTGCCGCCTTCCAGTACATAGAAATGGCCTTCGCCACCAATTGTGTGGGCGAAGTGGCTCCGTAGATCACGGTGAAGCACAGCGGATTGACTAGCATCAGTAGTAAGTGCCGTGGCATCGAGAGACTGGGAAACCATCTTTGGGCAACATGCAATTCACGCCAAAACCTGTAATAAGCGGGGAATAATAGAGGCGAGTTGTTAAACAAAACATGCAAGGGGTATGCAAAGGGGACGCAGAGAGGCAAAGCCGGCCTGGCGTTTTTGCGGCCGCCAGTAGATAgatgtcggcggcaaggTGCAATGGCAGATTTAAATCTGTCTGCATACGTCAGTTCTGATGATACCCAGACCAAACCTTTTATGGAAAACTAGGATGGATTGGCGCATCTTTCCTCGGACATGGGGAGAAGGGTGTGTtcaagaggagggggagaatAGAGTTCAGAGAAAGTAAGCGATATCGCTCGGAGAACCACGCCAAAGCCGACAGCCCCAGCGAGTTCGCGATTGCTTCAAGTAAACTGCAATCCACCAGGCCGCGCCAAAGTAAGAAAAGGTAGCCGTTAGCTCTCGTGCTGCGGAGAGCTCCTCCCACATGGATCAAACCTTGATTGGCTTCTAACATGCAGCGACATCGCTTCAACCGGCTTATGGAAGCATCGGCTCGGTGTATATACACATGCTGGCGGACAGCACTGAAGACTGGCTCTTATTTGCGGAATCTGTCTGCCTAGAAAAGGAAAATCCGTATGAGTAGATTGAGACGGTTCATTAATAATGGTGCGGCGCCCACTGGACGTCGTCCATGGGACCTTTCTAACACAATGGCACGGTATTCGTGGCACCCGCTTATTTCTGTCAGGTAGCAACGCAACAACACCAAGTTCGTCTCGTTTCATGCATCCATCGGACGCCCAGATGTCTACAGTGCAAAGAGACGTTTGTTTGCCTGCTACCTAGCCATCCACACCCCTGTCCCTGTCCCCCTGCCAGCCACGAGCATTGGTAAGGTAAGTATCTAGATACCTAGGTATGATCACCAGCCACAGAAGGGGGGCGGGCTTGTCACATCACTTAACGCGTGTCGTATCCCACTGCGCGTCGAGTCGCGTTTTGGTATGTAATTTGTCCCCTCCATTTTTTCTCCCCGGTAACCGAACCGACCTGGCGCATCTGCACACTCTTCGCGGTGGACCGGcactcccccctccctcctgacCTATGTAATACTCTCCATCCCACTTCCATCTGGAATCCCTATCCTATCTTATGCCGCGGCTTTTTGTAGCCAATTTTTTGCCTCTGATACCCTTTCTTTAATCGCACTCTCTTTTCGTCTCTACTCCAATCCCCGCGCCGAGTTCCGGAACCCGTCATGGACTCTTTTATGCTGCAAGACGCAGCCGCCTTGGACCGCGTGCGCGCAGCCCAAGAGTTTCTCGATCCTCGTATGTTACTCCGGCCTGCTAGAAACCGCCATATTTTATCCTCTCCATCACTCGTCGTCGTATGCGCATGCTGACCACAACCCTATCAACAGAGAACGATTCGCAAGGACGCAGTTATAGGTCAGCCATCATCTTGATGCTG from Colletotrichum higginsianum IMI 349063 chromosome 3, whole genome shotgun sequence includes the following:
- a CDS encoding Endonuclease/Exonuclease/phosphatase codes for the protein MEFPAPSNHDTALCLIPPRDQWPLVDRLRFDNDKAHAKWPPHVNLVYPFVRSTDSNALRLACDAIVKCLTDRGEPATLPICLDSPGYFQHRNGSTLFLCDRNAENASQLNCLRAAILAAIGQTRSEPYNMHMTVAQCEDTTRSSKVDFLLEKLRRLPPVSWEASQLAVLVRAPSGQMKQWGLINLVSPSLVICGDLFGMERETALNVILQRTWHFSDRLLVWQPVDTVSPETSHSDAELLENLIVASWNVLAEFHWPPSRTRYPLIVDNLVAGTALADIVVLQEVTDDFLPFLLEDDRIRKQYTYASHGSPDDPAAGPLPNILNNVVLSKHPFSWEYLPFKRQHKGSCVLRFHGLRYSEADGPALPLVLATCHLSQGLTDGAVAAKERSDYPANQWVIAGDFNITTSSYTVDSAVKKGAITAQTENVLRNIETTLAEANLLDVWMVSRIEAGVSDNLKGDVGHIFEGEQGATFDPRENPHAAKMVGSGLNNRPQRYDRILVKSGGPFRISRFNMFGFITGKGETREGPLYASDHWGIRCLLHRFDSKNAAAASAQVVHVQPKKAPAGLSDVAVLRRCMENLNIFPTEQNEAVRKEALQLLQHTLLDSDQTTGDQTRGRPAIMLVPVGSYGLGTWSRTSDIDCLCIGSISPRVFFILARQRLRKSGNPGVRLLRKVKAKTGTMLEVEILGVKCDLQYCQAPSVVEQWPDMLKRPPSDPAFSLPMQTLLKLKPARDLFYLQRSVPDLAQFRMSFQAIKTWAKARGIYAAKFGYLGGIHLSVMLVKVCKMLLHDGGVVSTADIITTFFDHYSQLDWQRDMVFDPFFHKNLKYHRTPREAMCLLGWHSPTLNTALTASVPTTKIISAELCQATTQLSRDGTSWQSLLSIPDSSHSKNMTPGASNFLGSFRSFINLRVHYWGASLERGSRLVGWLESRCASLLVDVNKRVPELSARIWPARFVDSSSSEAKGTQGDYQGSYLVGLEWMNSDEKPSKDDLEAAHSNLRAVLQQFEKLIMSDEKYFDPNTSWFSATVVKRSELDDLHLDDREWGVHVDGDDDSDTEDEEEDDDVDEEYQEWLADKVAKKGKSAKQRSTTVRKPEGAGKFRAALDVLNRLRWDPNIDSNDFLIGYEDRFLGPQEKALSAWKSEQTHEEFIPQHRILWFKRRSDDVIVWHRSERIDLLFKKTSG
- a CDS encoding Exo70 exocyst complex subunit, with protein sequence MSVGPASSRHAADEEARAEVDVLNSRLEKTSQLTKKIQACMGRLESTGKSVREVAGPLSGETKKLQVLGNNIDAVLAAIERLRQPADSKNDEEQIIRAGPDKSGLSNYLASIKRLSKALADMQASNLRANQQTMAELVRLIKSGNSQLEGHFDKLLRGETPRSVEPLHYITKDMPFPVLSQDKVARLGLVNSYISGNHRQSGGSAAPQDSSTAKIYAEIRGPYLSSTLANLAAASVNTTKKKNPDAIYRAGTNGIGTYAQAMEGLFLAEYDNICSIFTREDWGPLFQATCQAAMAELARTLRELNSHIKGHLNTDCYLAYEITEIMSGLSSNLETRTGELKSSLAAALRPVRETAKVSLGELLDDTRRRITAMQALPQDGAPIPIVSETMQRLQTMVEFLRPISSIMFSLGDGGWKSNAATDGRSTDAIPSLASFDIGADGKEIFSHYCSDTVDMLMTSLDQKARLVLKGGRAVIGVFLANSVVIIERMIRDSDLAPLLEGRMGMLDQWRKKATGMYTMDCKEVSTHLFDVIHTSKQRPTSGQADSASILKGLSSRDKDNIKGKFQAFNASFDEMVSRHKTYNMEREVRQIFARDIQQMLEPLYNRFWDRYHEVDKGKGKHVKYDKAGIAAVFATLY
- a CDS encoding Aminotransferase; the protein is MVSQSLDATALTTDASQSAVLHRDLRSHFAHTIGGEGHFYVLEGGRKIFDASGGAAVACLGHGDKRVAEAMMRQLGGIAYSPSTFFTTPVCEQLCQFLIDSTHGHMSRAYLVSSGSEAMEAAMKLARQYYLEKEAAEPQRHLFIARERSYHGTTLGALSMGGHVTRRANFTPMLINNIVSHVSPCYSYRGKTPGESDKSYVARLARELEDEFVRVGPEKVCAFVAEPVVGAALGCVPSLPGYFREMKTVCDRYGALLIMDEVMSGMGRLGTLHAWEDEDVVPDIQTIGKGLGGGYQPIAGVLINRKVSEALEKGSRCFVHGHTYQGHPVACAAALAVQQIIQEDGLLGNVRTMGQVLSELLRKGLQDEPYVGDIRGKGLFWGIEFVRNRDTKEPWPQEAHVATGISDLGRTEDYGIVVYPGAGTVDGILGDHIIVAPPYTVTKRDVEHVAETVTRLIKGYFSGLE